From Lemur catta isolate mLemCat1 chromosome 19, mLemCat1.pri, whole genome shotgun sequence, a single genomic window includes:
- the LOC123623766 gene encoding kallikrein-2-like: MSLLGRQVFGPDDDSSHDIMLLHLSNPAKITDSVKVLDLPTREPEVGSTCYASGWGSIQPKKFLRPEALQCVDLELLSNDKCEEAYYEKVTEFMLCAGHWDGKKDTCSGDSGGPLICNGMLQGLTSWGTQPCAKPQKPALYTKLWTYQEWIKDTIAANP, encoded by the exons ATGAGCCTCCTGGGGCGCCAAGTATTTGGGCCAGATGATGACAGCAGCCACGACATCATGCTGCTCCACCTGTCAAATCCTGCCAAGATCACAGACTCCGTGAAGGTCCTGGACCTGCCCACCCGGGAGCCAGAAGTGGGGAGCACCTGCTATGCCTCCGGCTGGGGCAGCATCCAACCAAAGAAGT TCTTACGCCCAGAGGCTCTCCAGTGTGTGGACCTCGAGCTCCTGTCCAATGACAAGTGTGAAGAAGCTTACTATGAAAAGGTGACAGAGTTCATGTTGTGTGCTGGCCACTGGGATGGCAAGAAAGACACCTGTTCG GGTGACTCAGGGGGCCCACTCATTTGTAACGGCATGCTTCAGGGTCTCACGTCATGGGGCACTCAGCCATGTGCTAAGCCCCAGAAGCCTGCCCTGTACACCAAGCTGTGGACTTATCAGGAGTGGATCAAGGACACCATCGCTGCCAATCCCTGA